A portion of the Drosophila sechellia strain sech25 chromosome 2R, ASM438219v1, whole genome shotgun sequence genome contains these proteins:
- the LOC6608491 gene encoding ribonuclease Z, mitochondrial: MYLVKSAGSPIYRTLRTLTTSNLMSATIASAKGSLTGPRYEREPNVLRKKLASVVPGTVNLQVLGSGANGAPAAVYLFTDQARYLFNCGEGTQRLAHEHKTRLSRLEQIFLTQNTWAACGGLPGLTLTIQDAGVRDIGLHGPPHLGSMLQSMRRFVVLKNLQVRPNDCSEGACFEDSILKVDSLPLINSEDPTKSVINYICQLKPRAGALNLVKCVEQGVPPGPLLGQLKNGNDITLPDGKVVRSVDVTEASETALSFVFLDVPCENYLPALLTHGKRLKKLGEEKLTEVALVVHFTPYHISSRQEYKDFVVENFSPETQHIYLSSPLNQFSGYAAAHRIQHQLHQLAPQVFPLLCEQLSCQSQTLSINLKKTKLDESDSEDQANAKANEAEEQGVVAMTNFHLRPRKGLDRTLESKLTPEEYVKETHAVPGFLELLAKFKEEYSFPDNSADSYPKIIFLGTGSCIPNKTRNVSSILIRTAIDAYVLLDCGEGTYGQIVRLYGHEKGHLILRQLQTIYVSHLHADHHIGLIGLLQERRQLEPRADPLILLAPRQIEPWLEFYNRQIETVEDAYTLVGNGELLASPLSGEHVEPLGITSISTCLVRHCPNSFGISLTLAAKHNSEPIKITYSGDTMPCQDLIDLGRDSTVLIHEATMEDDLEKEARLKTHSTVSQAIQQGRNMNARHTILTHFSQRYAKCPRLPSDEDMQRVAIAFDNMEVTIEDLQHYHKLYPALFAMYAEYTEELEQRAVKRELKQERKRKLAET; the protein is encoded by the exons ATTTGATGTCGGCCACGATTGCCTCGGCCAAGGGTTCCTTAACAGGACCTCGCTATGAGCGGGAACCCAATGTGCTTAGAAAAAAGCTGGCATCTGTGGTGCCGGGAACAGTGAATCTGCAGGTTCTGGGCTCCGGCGCCAACGGAGCCCCTGCCgctgtttatttgtttacagACCAGGCTCGCTATCTCTTCAACTGCGGCGAGGGAACCCAGAGGCTAGCTCACGAGCATAAAACCCGGCTATCACGCCTGGAACAAATTTTCCTCACACAAAATACGTGGGCTGCCTGTGGAGGGCTACCAGGTCTGACGCTGACCATCCAAGATGCCGGTGTGCGCGACATTGGACTCCATGGACCGCCTCATCTCGGCTCTATGCTGCAGTCAATGCGACGTTTCGTGGTGCTAAAGAATCTCCAGGTGCGGCCAAACGATTGCTCTGAGGGCGCCTGTTTCGAGGATTCCATCTTGAAGGTGGACTCTCTGCCCCTGATCAATTCGGAAGATCCGACGAAAAGTGTGATAAACTACATTTGTCAGCTGAAACCGCGAGCTGGCGCCCTAAACTTGGTGAAGTGCGTGGAGCAGGGTGTGCCGCCAGGACCTCTTCTGGGACAGCTAAAGAATGGCAACGATATCACGCTGCCTGATGGAAAGGTGGTGCGTTCAGTCGATGTCACCGAGGCCAGTGAAACTGCACTGTCCTTTGTTTTCCTTGATGTGCCCTGTGAGAACTATCTACCAGCACTGCTTACACACGGCAAAAGGCTCAAGAAATTGGGCGAGGAGAAGTTAACTGAAGTTGCGCTTGTGGTGCACTTCACGCCTTATCATATTTCTTCTCGCCAGGAATACAAGGATTTCGTGGTCGAGAATTTTTCACCTGAGACACAGCACATCTACCTAAGTTCTCCCCTAAACCAATTCTCAGGCTATGCAGCCGCCCATCGCATCCAACACCAATTGCACCAACTGGCACCGCAAGTATTTCCACTGCTGTGCGAGCAGTTGTCCTGCCAGAGTCAGACTCTCAGTATTAACCTTAAAAAAACAAAGTTGGACGAGTCCGATTCGGAGGACCAAGCAAATGCAAAGGCTAACGAGGCAGAGGAACAGGGTGTGGTCGCCATGACGAACTTTCATCTGAGGCCAAGGAAAG GTCTGGATCGCACCCTTGAGTCGAAACTCACACCAGAGGAGTATGTTAAGGAGACCCATGCCGTGCCTGGGTTTCTGGAACTATTGGCCAAGTTCAAAGAAGAGTATAGTTTCCCTGACAATTCTGCCGATAGCTACCCAAAGATCATTTTCTTGGGCACTGGCTCCTGCATTCCCAATAAGACGCGCAACGTGAGTTCGATTCTGATCAGGACTGCAATTGATGCCTACGTGTTGTTAGATTGTGGAGAAGGGACTTATGGCCAAATTGTACGGCTTTATGGTCACGAGAAAGGGCATCTGATTCTTCGCCAGCTACAGACGATTTATGTATCCCATTTGCATGCCGACCACCACATTGGATTGATTGGTCTGCTCCAGGAAAGGAGGCAATTGGAACCTAGGGCAGACCCACTTATTCTGCTGGCTCCTCGCCAAATTGAACCTTGGCTGGAGTTCTACAATCGGCAAATAGAAACCGTAGAAGATGCTTACACTCTAGTGGGAAACGGTGAACTCCTGGCTAGTCCCCTGAGCGGTGAACATGTTGAACCTCTAGGAATTACCTCCATATCCACCTGCCTAGTTAGGCACTGCCCCAACTCTTTCGGAATAAGCCTAACTCTGGCGGCAAAGCACAATAGCGAACCCATCAAGATCACTTACAGCGGCGACACTATGCCATGCCAGGATCTAATTGATCTGGGCCGCGATTCCACCGTTCTTATTCACGAGGCGACAATGGAGGACGACCTGGAGAAGGAGGCGCGGTTGAAGACGCACAGCACCGTGTCGCAGGCCATTCAACAGGGGCGGAATATGAACGCTCGCCACACGATTCTCACCCACTTTTCTCAGCGTTACGCTAAATGCCCGCGATTGCCGAGTGATGAGGATATGCAAAGAGTGGCAATAGCCTTTGATAATATGGAAGTGACCATTGAGGATCTGCAGCACTATCACAAGCTCTACCCCGCCCTTTTCGCAATGTACGCCGAGTACACAGAAGAACTAGAGCAGCGGGCTGTCAAGCGGGAGCTGAAACAGGAGCGAAAGCGAAAACTGGCAGAAACGTGA